A region of Thiofilum sp. DNA encodes the following proteins:
- the holB gene encoding DNA polymerase III subunit delta' yields the protein MIYPWHESTWQLVQHAKLAERLPHALLFSGEDGCGHEAFIEALRHSLLCLNPTHEGFACGHCRSCEVYQAGAHPDQLWIKPAEDKTTISVDSVRELGHFLTLSISYSPVRVAVISPAEYLNTNAANSLLKMLEEPTPNTHLLLLSYQPGRLLPTIRSRCQQLRLALPSTEQAIIWLKTQTLQHEPEVLLSQALGRPLYAVTLDQGEQVTQQQAFMTQLAQVLMRQGSLIAFAQTWQKYSRHELLNWLYIILQQQLKVTYGLGEQSNHPLQVWLSSCSSGQLWKLMQHWETLKPLADHPINNQIFIETIIAQWQLIKS from the coding sequence GTGATTTACCCTTGGCATGAAAGTACATGGCAATTAGTACAACACGCTAAATTAGCCGAACGCTTACCTCATGCGTTATTGTTTAGTGGAGAAGATGGCTGTGGTCATGAGGCTTTTATTGAGGCACTGAGACATAGCTTACTATGCCTCAACCCCACTCATGAAGGGTTTGCTTGTGGTCACTGTCGTAGTTGTGAGGTTTATCAAGCAGGTGCACACCCCGATCAACTCTGGATTAAACCTGCTGAAGATAAAACAACAATTAGTGTGGATAGTGTTAGAGAGCTAGGGCATTTTCTAACTTTAAGTATTAGCTATAGCCCTGTGCGAGTGGCTGTCATTAGCCCCGCCGAGTACTTAAATACTAATGCGGCTAATAGCCTGCTTAAAATGCTAGAGGAGCCGACGCCTAATACTCATTTGCTACTATTGAGCTATCAGCCCGGTCGGCTATTGCCTACTATTCGCAGTCGTTGCCAACAATTACGTTTAGCCTTACCCAGTACTGAGCAAGCGATAATATGGCTAAAGACTCAAACACTTCAGCATGAACCTGAAGTGCTATTAAGCCAAGCCTTAGGTCGTCCCTTGTATGCTGTCACTTTAGACCAAGGAGAGCAGGTTACTCAACAGCAAGCCTTTATGACACAACTGGCTCAAGTGCTGATGAGACAGGGGAGCCTGATAGCCTTTGCTCAGACATGGCAAAAATACTCGCGTCACGAGCTATTAAATTGGCTTTATATAATCTTACAGCAGCAATTAAAAGTAACTTATGGCTTAGGGGAGCAATCTAACCATCCCTTACAAGTATGGTTAAGTAGTTGTTCTAGCGGGCAATTATGGAAGCTCATGCAGCATTGGGAAACTTTAAAACCTTTAGCTGATCATCCGATTAATAATCAGATTTTTATAGAAACTATTATTGCTCAATGGCAGTTAATTAAATCATAA
- the tmk gene encoding dTMP kinase, which produces MKRGLFITFEGGEGGGKSTQLPIAAEYLRQQGIAVIMTREPGGTVVGESIRAVLLNPELPAMHPDTELLLMFAARNEHIQRTILPALNQGQWVLCDRFTDATYAYQGFGRGLNQDRIAKLETWVQGVLRPDHTLLFDLAVDIGMGRAKKRGAADRFEQEHLAFFERIRAGYLARAQQYPQQYRIVQAEHSLEQVTAQMLHYLDEFMAEVGR; this is translated from the coding sequence ATGAAACGTGGATTATTCATTACCTTTGAGGGCGGCGAAGGAGGGGGGAAAAGCACTCAGTTACCTATAGCGGCGGAGTATCTGCGCCAACAAGGGATTGCAGTGATTATGACACGAGAGCCGGGGGGAACCGTAGTAGGGGAGAGTATCCGTGCGGTATTACTTAATCCAGAACTACCCGCTATGCACCCCGATACTGAACTCTTACTCATGTTTGCTGCTCGTAATGAACATATTCAACGCACTATTTTACCCGCTTTAAATCAAGGGCAGTGGGTATTATGCGATCGCTTCACCGATGCTACTTATGCTTATCAAGGCTTTGGGCGCGGCTTAAATCAAGACCGTATTGCTAAGCTTGAAACATGGGTGCAAGGCGTATTACGTCCTGATCATACCTTATTATTTGATTTGGCTGTGGATATAGGGATGGGGCGAGCCAAAAAGCGCGGGGCAGCGGATCGTTTTGAGCAAGAGCACTTAGCTTTTTTTGAGCGTATCAGAGCAGGGTACTTAGCACGCGCACAACAATACCCACAACAATATCGTATTGTTCAGGCCGAACATTCACTCGAACAGGTGACCGCGCAAATGTTGCACTATTTAGATGAGTTTATGGCTGAGGTAGGGCGGTGA
- the mltG gene encoding endolytic transglycosylase MltG encodes MKKALLTGFSVVLLLALLGAGYAYWHYQQFLDTPLPITQTTHFTVKQGSSVKRVAQDLRQANLLPPSALDTSEWLVQAHARHEEYASKIKAGEYELTPGMTIDDVFKRFISGQTVQYQLSIIEGKTFKDIVRTIKTHPDLQQTLTDADYANLMPLLGQTQYPHPEGWFYPDTYHFPRNMTDKEFLQRSYNTMYEYLMQAWDKRQPNTHINTPYEALILASVVEKETGVPEERPLIAGLFLNRLAKGMLLQTDPTVIYGLGDQYAGNLRKADLQRDTPYNSYTRKGLPPTPIATPSKAAIDAVMHPAQTDALYFVATGNGGHNFSKTYAEHQRAVASYLKEIRSQSKRESSAPPTANTTTDTTTQPNANAEVLELQVQE; translated from the coding sequence ATGAAAAAAGCATTATTGACCGGATTTAGTGTGGTTTTACTGTTGGCACTTTTAGGTGCTGGCTACGCTTATTGGCACTATCAGCAATTTTTAGATACCCCATTACCCATCACACAAACTACTCATTTCACTGTGAAGCAGGGCAGTAGTGTCAAACGGGTTGCGCAAGATTTGCGTCAGGCTAATTTATTACCCCCGAGTGCTTTGGATACCTCCGAGTGGCTAGTTCAAGCTCATGCACGGCATGAAGAGTATGCGAGTAAAATCAAAGCAGGGGAGTATGAACTGACTCCGGGCATGACGATTGATGATGTGTTCAAGCGTTTTATTTCGGGTCAAACCGTGCAGTATCAACTATCGATTATTGAGGGTAAGACCTTTAAAGATATTGTGCGTACTATCAAAACCCACCCAGATCTACAGCAGACACTCACTGATGCTGATTATGCCAATCTCATGCCCTTATTAGGTCAAACACAATACCCTCATCCCGAAGGTTGGTTCTATCCCGATACCTATCACTTTCCGCGCAATATGACTGACAAAGAGTTTTTACAGCGTAGCTATAACACCATGTATGAGTATCTCATGCAGGCATGGGATAAACGCCAACCTAATACCCATATTAACACCCCTTACGAAGCCTTAATTCTCGCTTCAGTGGTAGAAAAAGAAACTGGAGTACCTGAAGAGCGTCCTTTGATTGCAGGGCTATTTTTAAATCGCCTAGCTAAAGGTATGCTGCTGCAAACCGATCCTACCGTCATTTATGGTCTAGGTGATCAATATGCTGGCAATTTGCGTAAAGCCGATTTGCAACGTGATACTCCTTACAATAGTTATACCCGCAAAGGCTTGCCACCTACACCGATTGCTACACCTAGCAAAGCAGCGATTGATGCCGTGATGCATCCTGCGCAAACGGATGCGCTTTATTTTGTGGCGACAGGCAATGGTGGGCATAATTTCTCCAAAACCTATGCAGAACATCAAAGAGCGGTAGCGAGTTATTTAAAAGAAATTCGTAGCCAGTCAAAACGCGAATCTTCCGCGCCCCCTACTGCTAATACCACCACAGACACGACCACTCAGCCTAATGCTAATGCAGAGGTTCTTGAGTTACAGGTGCAAGAATGA
- the pabC gene encoding aminodeoxychorismate lyase has protein sequence MLSIPVDDRGLAYGDGVWETIAVKAGNPLLLEEHLARLQWGLEALRLKGLDLTLLKQQLLEACSATERGVLKVIVTRGSGQRGYNPVGLNEPRTIIQLSPAPRYPPEYASQGIVLGLVTGIRLAYQSYLAGFKHLNRLEQVLARAECEAHWQEGLVMDHHHHVIEGTMSNLFIYTQHQVLITPPIEACGIAGIMRAQVLKLAQQSRMDVRIQNLRVQDVLNAHSVFMTNSVIGLWPVREFRQQHYVIADSIQTLQQQLQPYCL, from the coding sequence ATGCTTAGTATCCCCGTCGATGATCGAGGGCTAGCCTATGGGGATGGAGTATGGGAAACGATTGCAGTTAAAGCAGGAAACCCTTTGCTATTAGAGGAGCATTTAGCTCGCTTGCAATGGGGCTTAGAAGCGTTAAGACTAAAAGGGTTGGATTTAACTTTATTAAAACAACAACTATTAGAAGCCTGTAGCGCTACTGAGCGCGGTGTGCTCAAAGTCATCGTCACTCGCGGTAGTGGGCAACGCGGTTATAATCCTGTGGGTTTAAATGAACCACGCACTATTATACAACTCAGTCCAGCCCCCCGTTACCCCCCAGAGTATGCGAGTCAGGGCATTGTATTAGGCTTAGTGACAGGGATACGCCTTGCTTATCAGTCTTATCTAGCAGGTTTTAAACATCTGAATCGTTTAGAGCAGGTATTGGCACGCGCTGAATGTGAGGCTCACTGGCAGGAAGGATTGGTCATGGATCATCATCATCATGTGATTGAGGGTACTATGAGTAATCTTTTTATCTATACTCAACACCAAGTACTGATAACCCCTCCAATAGAAGCTTGTGGAATTGCAGGCATTATGCGAGCGCAAGTACTAAAACTAGCTCAGCAGAGCAGGATGGATGTACGAATTCAAAACTTACGAGTACAGGACGTGCTCAATGCTCACAGTGTGTTTATGACTAACTCGGTCATTGGTTTATGGCCGGTTAGGGAATTTAGACAGCAACACTATGTCATAGCCGATAGTATTCAAACCTTACAACAGCAATTACAACCTTACTGTTTATGA
- a CDS encoding aminodeoxychorismate synthase component I yields the protein MLHYVLAGEYSLLALHQHNSTLYPFLLESVAKGANARFSILFAYPQQRLASHVIGDAQFLTELQNQWQQTAAQPKLNNSIPDLYELPFKGGWFVYLGYEMAQSIEPVLRLTPDVQTLPLACAVRIPVAVIVDHQLHKTHVIAEPDFAEEFNELKQMLSNQVVGLVAEQTALQSVLMQEDAPERFIQGVEQAKEYIAAGDVFQVNLSRAWQGYTDLSASVLYQQLRQANPAPFAGLADFGDFSIISSSPERLVRVRAGVVETRPIAGTRSRGKNEAEDLRLLQELINHPKERAEHVMLIDLERNDMGRICRYGSIKVDEMMVIESYQHVHHIVSNIRGELAAQITPSQVLQAVFPGGTITGCPKVRCMEIIAELEQTGRGAYTGSMGYINHDGSMDVNILIRTLTLKNQHLVFRTGAGIVMDSVPQNELKETRHKARGLLRALGDYHA from the coding sequence GTGCTGCATTACGTCTTAGCGGGCGAGTATTCATTACTTGCCCTGCATCAACACAACTCCACACTCTATCCCTTCTTACTAGAGAGCGTTGCTAAAGGTGCTAATGCGCGTTTTAGTATTTTGTTTGCTTATCCCCAACAACGCTTAGCCAGTCATGTCATCGGTGATGCACAGTTTTTAACTGAGTTACAAAACCAGTGGCAACAAACAGCCGCACAACCAAAGCTAAATAACTCAATACCTGATCTTTATGAGTTGCCGTTTAAAGGAGGCTGGTTCGTCTATCTGGGTTATGAAATGGCGCAAAGTATTGAGCCAGTATTGCGTCTAACTCCCGATGTACAAACCTTACCGCTTGCTTGTGCAGTGCGAATTCCTGTGGCTGTGATAGTTGACCATCAGCTACATAAAACGCATGTTATAGCCGAGCCGGATTTTGCTGAGGAATTTAATGAACTAAAGCAGATGCTCTCTAATCAAGTTGTGGGGCTAGTAGCCGAGCAAACCGCATTACAAAGCGTGTTAATGCAAGAAGATGCACCCGAACGATTCATACAGGGGGTAGAGCAGGCTAAAGAGTACATTGCAGCAGGTGATGTGTTTCAAGTGAACTTATCACGCGCTTGGCAAGGCTATACGGATTTAAGTGCTAGTGTTCTCTATCAACAATTACGCCAAGCAAACCCCGCCCCCTTTGCTGGACTCGCTGATTTTGGTGATTTTAGTATTATCAGTTCCTCACCTGAACGCTTAGTACGGGTACGTGCAGGTGTTGTAGAGACTCGCCCTATTGCAGGGACACGTTCACGCGGTAAAAATGAAGCCGAGGATTTACGCCTATTACAAGAATTGATTAATCACCCTAAAGAACGTGCCGAGCATGTCATGTTAATTGATCTAGAGCGTAATGATATGGGGCGTATTTGTCGCTATGGCTCGATTAAAGTGGATGAAATGATGGTGATTGAGAGCTATCAACATGTACATCATATTGTTTCTAATATTCGCGGCGAATTAGCTGCACAGATTACCCCTTCTCAGGTACTACAGGCGGTATTTCCGGGGGGAACTATTACTGGATGCCCAAAAGTACGCTGTATGGAGATTATTGCTGAATTAGAGCAAACCGGACGCGGTGCTTATACGGGGTCTATGGGCTATATTAATCATGATGGCTCAATGGATGTTAATATTCTCATTCGTACTCTAACGCTTAAAAATCAGCATCTCGTATTTAGAACCGGAGCAGGGATTGTGATGGATTCAGTACCTCAGAATGAATTAAAAGAAACTCGTCATAAGGCGCGTGGCTTATTACGTGCCTTAGGGGATTATCATGCTTAG
- the fabF gene encoding beta-ketoacyl-ACP synthase II yields MSKRRVVVTGLGIVSPVGSKLEAAWDNIKAGRSGINRISADLFDASAFSVQIAGNVKGFNATDYIKSKDLKKMDTFIHYGIGAGIDAFKDSGLEVTEANAERIGVLVGSGIGGLETIERNYEAFLNGGSRKISPFFVPSSIINMVAGNLSIMLGLKGPNMSIVSACASATHSIGDAARMIAYGDVDAMLAGGAEMGSTPLGIGGFAAARALSIRNDAPELASRPWDRDRDGFVLGDGAGILMLEEYEHAKARGARIYCELIGYGMSSDAYHMTSPSESGEGAARCMRNALRDAGINADQVGYVNAHGTSTPAGDKAETQAVKAALGNHAYKVAVSSTKSMTGHLLGAAGGVEAVFSVLALRDQVLPPTINLENPDPECDLDYVPNVARETKVDIAMSNSFGFGGTNGTLIFKCI; encoded by the coding sequence TTGTCTAAACGACGTGTAGTAGTAACGGGGCTGGGTATTGTATCCCCTGTCGGTTCTAAGTTAGAAGCAGCTTGGGATAATATCAAAGCAGGTCGTAGTGGTATTAACCGTATTAGTGCAGATTTATTTGATGCTAGCGCATTTTCGGTACAAATCGCTGGCAATGTAAAGGGCTTTAATGCCACGGATTATATTAAGTCCAAAGACCTGAAAAAAATGGATACCTTTATTCATTATGGTATCGGGGCGGGTATAGATGCCTTTAAAGACTCTGGTTTAGAAGTCACTGAGGCGAATGCCGAGCGTATTGGAGTATTAGTAGGCTCTGGTATTGGTGGTTTGGAAACCATCGAGCGTAACTATGAAGCTTTTTTAAATGGTGGCTCACGCAAGATTTCTCCTTTCTTTGTGCCGAGTAGCATTATTAATATGGTAGCGGGCAATCTGTCTATTATGTTGGGTTTAAAAGGCCCTAATATGTCAATTGTATCAGCGTGTGCTTCTGCTACTCATAGTATTGGTGATGCAGCGCGTATGATTGCTTATGGCGATGTAGATGCCATGCTAGCGGGTGGGGCTGAAATGGGTTCTACGCCCCTAGGTATTGGTGGCTTTGCCGCAGCGCGGGCGCTGTCTATACGTAATGATGCGCCGGAATTAGCGAGTCGTCCTTGGGATCGAGATCGGGATGGTTTCGTACTAGGGGATGGTGCGGGTATTCTGATGTTAGAAGAATATGAGCACGCTAAAGCACGCGGTGCACGCATTTACTGTGAGTTAATTGGCTATGGTATGAGCAGTGATGCCTATCATATGACCTCTCCCTCAGAAAGTGGTGAGGGTGCTGCGCGTTGTATGCGTAATGCGTTACGTGATGCAGGTATTAATGCAGACCAAGTTGGTTATGTTAATGCACACGGCACATCGACTCCAGCAGGTGATAAAGCCGAAACGCAGGCGGTGAAAGCTGCTTTAGGCAATCATGCTTATAAGGTTGCGGTTAGCTCTACTAAATCTATGACAGGGCATTTATTAGGTGCAGCCGGAGGCGTGGAAGCAGTATTCAGCGTGCTAGCTTTGCGTGATCAAGTGTTGCCGCCTACTATTAATTTAGAAAATCCCGATCCAGAATGTGATCTCGACTACGTGCCGAATGTAGCACGCGAAACCAAGGTAGATATTGCTATGAGCAACTCCTTTGGCTTTGGTGGTACTAATGGTACTTTAATTTTCAAGTGTATCTAA
- the acpP gene encoding acyl carrier protein, giving the protein MMSIAERVKSIVVEQLGVDEDEVQLTSSFTGDLGADSLDTVELVMAFEEEFGIEIPDEEAEKITTVQSAIDYIEAHQQDA; this is encoded by the coding sequence ATTATGAGTATTGCAGAGCGCGTCAAATCTATCGTGGTTGAACAGTTAGGTGTGGACGAGGATGAAGTTCAATTAACTTCTTCTTTCACTGGAGACTTAGGCGCGGATTCACTGGATACCGTTGAGCTGGTAATGGCCTTTGAAGAAGAGTTTGGAATTGAGATTCCAGATGAAGAAGCTGAAAAAATTACTACGGTACAGTCAGCTATTGATTATATTGAAGCACACCAACAAGATGCTTAA
- the fabG gene encoding 3-oxoacyl-ACP reductase FabG: MNLFDLTGEVAIVTGASRGIGRAIAETLGRYGAKVIGTATSESGALAITAYLTEAGIQGEGRVLNVADAASIEAFMAAVTEAHGTITILVNNAGITRDNLLMRMKDEEWDDIIATNLTSIFRMSKACMRGMMKAKKGRIISISSVVGTMGNAGQANYAAAKAGLVGFSKSLAREIGSRGITVNVVAPGFIDTDMTRELNEAQRNAMLANIPLGRLGQAQEIASAVLFLASPAGGYITGETLHINGGMLMV, encoded by the coding sequence ATGAACTTATTTGATTTAACGGGCGAAGTGGCGATTGTTACGGGTGCAAGTCGCGGTATAGGGCGAGCCATTGCAGAAACATTAGGGCGATACGGTGCAAAAGTTATTGGCACGGCTACGAGTGAATCAGGAGCCTTAGCTATTACGGCTTACTTGACCGAAGCGGGGATTCAAGGGGAAGGGCGCGTATTAAATGTTGCTGATGCTGCTTCGATTGAGGCTTTTATGGCAGCAGTGACCGAAGCTCACGGTACAATAACGATATTGGTCAATAATGCAGGTATCACGCGTGATAATTTACTGATGCGTATGAAGGATGAGGAGTGGGATGACATTATTGCCACTAATCTGACCTCTATTTTCCGCATGAGTAAAGCGTGTATGCGTGGCATGATGAAGGCTAAAAAAGGTCGTATTATCTCTATATCCTCGGTCGTAGGCACTATGGGTAATGCTGGACAAGCTAATTATGCGGCTGCTAAAGCGGGTCTAGTCGGTTTTAGTAAATCATTAGCACGCGAAATTGGCTCACGGGGAATTACAGTTAATGTGGTAGCGCCTGGTTTCATTGATACCGACATGACACGGGAATTAAACGAAGCGCAACGAAATGCCATGTTGGCTAATATTCCTTTAGGTCGCTTAGGACAGGCTCAAGAAATTGCCAGTGCTGTGCTATTCTTAGCTTCCCCTGCTGGGGGGTATATTACAGGTGAGACCTTACATATCAATGGCGGTATGCTAATGGTTTAA